CGTCGGCGTCACCGCCTTCGCCGCGGTGCGCGCGGTCGATGTCAAGGAGGGCGACACGGTCGTCGTCTCCGCCGCCGCGGGGGGTGTCGGCACGATCACGGTGCAGCTCCTGAAGGTGAACGGCGCGAACGTGATCGGGCTCGCCTCCGAGGACCACCACGACTGGCTGCGCGCCAAGGGCGTCACGCCGGTCACCTACGGCGAGGGCGTGGCGCAGCGGATCCTCGAAGCGACGCCGAGCGGGATCGACGCCTTCATCGACCTCTTCGGCCCCGAATACATCGACCTGGCGCTCGAACTCGACGTGCCGCCGGAGAAGATCGAGACGATCACCTCCTTCGAGCGGGCCGGTGAAGTCGGGGCGAAGACGGAGGGGTCGAGCGACGCCAGCACGCCGGAGATCCTCGCCGAGATGGCCGAACTGGTCGCCTCCGGGAAGATCGAAGTCCCGATCGCCGCGACCTACCCGCTCGACGAAGTGCGCGAGGCCTTCGAACAGCTCGAAGACCGCCACACCCTCGGCAAGATCGTCCTGCTGCCGTAAAAACCGCGAGCCGCGTCAGCGGGTCTGCTGGGCATCCGGGGACGCCGCCCAGAAGTCGTCGATCTTGGTCGCGTCGCGGTGGCCCTTCACCGAGGCGGCCCAGATCTCGACCGGCTCGTCGCCCTCGTTGCGGTGCGAGCG
The sequence above is drawn from the Acidimicrobiia bacterium genome and encodes:
- a CDS encoding NADP-dependent oxidoreductase; the protein is MPRAVQFDEYGGLDVLTVRDVEVREPGKEEVAVEVKAAGINPGEASIRNGALKDRFPATFPSGEGSDLAGIVKEVGIDVVGFAPGDEVLGWSEERSSHAELCVVPANQLIPKPADLSWEAAGALYVVGVTAFAAVRAVDVKEGDTVVVSAAAGGVGTITVQLLKVNGANVIGLASEDHHDWLRAKGVTPVTYGEGVAQRILEATPSGIDAFIDLFGPEYIDLALELDVPPEKIETITSFERAGEVGAKTEGSSDASTPEILAEMAELVASGKIEVPIAATYPLDEVREAFEQLEDRHTLGKIVLLP